The Macrobrachium nipponense isolate FS-2020 chromosome 46, ASM1510439v2, whole genome shotgun sequence genome has a segment encoding these proteins:
- the LOC135214613 gene encoding uncharacterized protein LOC135214613, translating to MKGFNTGIRQLLAATIFLSVVTDVCKGHGRLYEPPSRASAWRFGFNTPKDYNDNEGFCGGFGHQYQTQGGKCGICGDAWDQSPRAHEVGGLYATGLIVRHYREGQVLNITVLITANHLGHFEIRICPDPEIEATQDCLDKHRLSLADGSGEDFNISSETGLYTMLVQLPSGLTCEHCVLQWRYVTGNNWGKCSDGTYGVGCGPQEEFRACADVSVAPKSSMRSFDLPDEAQYSTAANEDGEVLGRPRQRLPGNLRCKGTGAWGGLSGASKWCMINCNLHPSLCPTSLCICSY from the exons ATGAAAGG GTTTAATACGGGAATACGGCAGTTATTGGCAGCAACAATATTCCTGTCCGTG GTCACGGACGTGTGCAAAGGTCACGGGCGTCTGTATGAGCCCCCATCCCGGGCCTCTGCCTGGAGGTTCGGATTCAACACTCCGAAGGACTACAATGACAACGAAGGATTCTGCGGAGGATTCGGC CATCAATACCAAACCCAAGGAGGAAAATGCGGAATCTGCGGAGACGCCTGGGATCAGTCTCCTCGCGCCCATGAAGTGGGCGGTCTTTACGCCACAGGCCTCATCGTGAGGCACTACCGAGAGGGACAGGTCCTCAACATCACGGTCCTCATCACGGCCAACCATCTAGGACACTTCGAAATTAGGATATGTCCTGACCCGGAAATTGAAGCTACGCAGGATTGCTTGGATAA GCATCGCCTCAGTCTAGCTGACGGATCCGGTGAAGACTTCAATATCTCCTCCGAAACAGGTCTTTACACAATGTTGGTCCAGCTCCCATCTGGACTCACCTGTGAGCATTGTGTTTTGCAG TGGCGGTACGTGACCGGCAACAACTGGGGAAAGTGTTCCGATGGCACGTATGGCGTAGGCTGTGGCCCTCAAGAGGAATTCCGCGCATGCGCTGATGTCAGTGTGGCTCCAAAATCTAGTATGAG atccttcGACCTTCCTGATGAGGCTCAGTACTCAACTGCAGCCAATGAAGATGGAGAGGTCCTTGGGCGTCCCCGGCAGCGCCTTCCCGGGAATCTGCGATGCAAAGGCACCGGTGCTTGGGGCGGCCTCTCGGGTGCAAGCAAATGGTGCATGATCAATTGCAATTTGCATCCAAGTCTCTGTCCGACGTCGCTCTGCATTTGCTCTTATTAG